The genomic window ACCAGGTAGCGCGAAATCACAATTATCAGCTGGATTCAGACTCCTTGGCGGTGTTCGCCCAGGGTACGTTTAACTTCACTGACACCTTGCGTTTAACCGTAGGGGTTCGCTATACCGAAGAGAACAAGGATGTGATCAGCACGCAGTTTCTGAGTGATCAGAATTCAGGGCTCCTGAACCCCGGCGACAGTTATTTCCTTCACTTGATCCAGGCTAACAGCTTCAATGCCTATGCCTATGATTTCAGGGAAGAGCGCTCGACTGATGCGTTGACGCCATCGTTCAATCTGCAGTGGGATGTTGGTGACGACAGCATGCTCTATGCCAGCTTTTCCCAGGGCTTCAAATCCGGCGGTTTCACCGCGGCGGATGACCAGAACCCCGGGGATCTCGCACCCACCGCATTCCCCTGCGCACCTAACCCGGACTTTACCGTTGATCTTGATGCCTGCTATGACCTGTCAAATCCGAATGGAGACTTCGAATTTGGCGACGAAGAGGTGGATGCTTTTGAGTTGGGCGGAAAGCATACCCTGCTTGATGGCGGCATGACCCTGAACTGGGCCCTGTTCTACACGGAGTACACCGACCTGCAAACTGCTATCTTCGAAGGCCTTGGCTTCGTAGTGAAAAATGCTGCCGGTTCAGAGATTTATGGTCTTGAGGTCGATGCTCTTTGGCAGGCTACGGACAACCTCAGACTTGGGGCGAACTTTGCTTACCTTGATGCCTCATACAGTGACTTCGACGACGGTCCCTGTACCGCCATTCAATTGGATGCCAATCCTAATTGTTCGATCGAGCAAGGAAACCCGCTGTCTGGTGAGCCTACGCTGTACGCATCAGATTACAGTGCCTCCTTCTTCTTCGACTATATCCGTCCCGTGGGCCAGATGGAGTTCTTTGCCGGCGGTGAGGTTAATTACCGCGATTCTTTCCAATCGGCAGGTGATAACGACCCCATTGACCAAATCGACGCCTTCACCAAGACCAACTTACGCTTGGGACTTCGATCAGGCGACTGGGAGATCATGGCCTATGGACGTAACATCTTTGATGAAGAGGTCTTCATGCAGTCTTATGACACACCAGTCCTTGCAGGTTCGCACTCCAGATACATGGACGAGAGCGCAGTCTTTGGTGCTCGCTTGAAGTACACCTTCTAAGCGAACGCTCAGCAATACTCCTAATGCCCGCCTAGTGCGGGCATTTTTTTGCCCGCGGGATACTCGTAACTTGGAATGAGCGATGGCTCGTCCGGAGCACGGCTTTTTCACAACGCCACTCGATACCGGAGCACGGCCACAACTGTTGTTACGCGTCGCGCTGCGCGCTCCTGATTGCTTCACAACAGTTATGCCCGCACTCCTCAACGCCGTGACCAGAAAAAAACGTACTCAAGTACTGCACGGCACAAGGCGAAGCTCCAGTGTGTATTGCGTAGCAATCAGGAGCGCGTGAGCGCGACGCGAAGCAATACACACTGGAGCTTCGCCGAATTCATCGATCAATACGCCAGGAGACGCGGAGCAATGCATACTGGCGTCTCGCCGGATAGCTGACCTTACGTATAATGCGCTGATGACCGATTCCACCAGCAGGCTCCTCGGCGAGCGCGTCAGCCAGCTCCGGCAACTGCAGTCTATGACGCTTGAGCAACTCGCCGCCGCTTCTGGCGTCAGTCGATCGATGCTGAGCCAGATTGAGCGCGGCAAAGCCAACCCGACCCTGGCCGTGACCCAGCGCATCGCGCAAACCTTTGGCATCAGCATCGGTGAGCTTGTGGATGACCCCAACGCCAGTGCGAGCATCGATGTCGTGCGTGGCGACGATCCGGGCACGGTGTTTCGCGCCGACAGCGAGTGTGAACTGCGTACCCTCTCGCCCCTGCAACTGGAAAAAAACATCGAGTTCTACGTGATCACCCTTCAGCCCGGCGCCGAACTGGCAAGCGCCGCGCATTTTGAAGGCACGCGGGAGATGTTCTCCGTGTCTCAGGGGTCTGCGATCGTCGGCACGGGTAACAGTGAGGTTGTGTTACAAACCGGCGATACGGCGCACTACCGCGCCGATATACCCCATGTGATTCGCTGCAGGGGCCCCGAGGCGCTCAAGGGCTTCCTTGTGGTCAGCTACCGTTGATAGTGGTGTGTCGCCGCAACAGATGTACGGTAAAAAGCAGCACCGTCAGCAGTAGGATCGCTCCCGCCTGATGACCCGCCGCCACGGGAATCGCCATCCGCGTTAGCAGTGTGCCGATCCCCAGGGTGATTTGCAGCAGTAGCGCTGCCATCACCGCGCCGCCGGCCAGGCGAAGGGCCGTGCCGGACGCCTTCAACGCAAGAAACAAACCGAAACCGCCGACCAGAAAAAACAGCAGGTAGGCAAACAGGCGATGATTGAACTGAATCGTGGTCACGTCTTCAAAGGCGGCGAGCCAGGATGGCGTCGCCGCGTACAAGCCAGGGGGAACAAACCCCGGGCCCATCTTCGGCCAGGTTGGGTAGGCGTAGCCCGCGTCCGTTCCGGCTACCAGCCCCCCTGATAAAATCATCAGATACACCAGAACCACAAGCAGGGGTGACCAGCGCGCAACGCCCGCCAGGGACGCAGTCGACGATGATTTCGAACGGCGGCCGGCCTTTGGCCACAGATTCAGGAACTGCCAGAGGATAGCCGCGTAGAGTGCCACGGCGAGGCCAAGGTGCGCCGTCAGCCGGTATTGGGAAACACTGGGGCGGTCCACCAGGCCACTTTTCACCATATACCAGCCCAGCAGCCCCTGGCAGCCTCCCAGGACCAGCAGCACCAGCAAGCGCGGCATGAGTCCCGGACGGATGACCCCGCGCAGGGCAAAAAACACCAGGGGGATGATAAACAGGAGTCCGATCAATCGGCCCAGGACCCGGTGGAGATATTCGTACATGAATATCACCTTGAATTCATCAAGGCCCATACCCTGATTGATTTTCTGATACTCGGGGAACCGCTGATACTTGGCGAACACCTCCTGCCACGCGGCCTCTCCGATGGGGGGCCAGATCCCCATGATCGGTCGCCACTCCACCATGGATAAACCCGACTCCGTGAGTCGGGTGACACCACCGAGCAAAATCATGCCGTAGATCACCACGGCACAGGTGAGCAGCCAGAGAGCCAGCTGTCGGTCGTGGTGTGTTTGATATGCGCGTGAAAACATGTCGATCCTAAAAGTGGCATCGGTACCCGAGCCTCTGCCCGTCGATGCCTGGCTATAGCCGGATAACGCCAAAAAAAGCGGCGCAATGATAGCGGAATCGACACCGCGACGCCCAGCGCCACCATAATCCCTAGAAAGTTACGTGGATCTAACGCCGAGCGCGTTAGAATGCGCCCTCATTTTTTACAGCACCGTTTTCATGGATCTTTTGCGTCTCGAGCAGGCAAATCTGCACTTCGGCACCCACGTACTTCTGGACAGCGTAGACCTGCAAATCAGCAGTGGTCAGCGCCTCGGACTCTTAGGTCGTAATGGCGAGGGCAAAAGCACCCTCCTGAAGATCCTCGCGGGCGATCTGGCCCTGGATGGCGGAGAACGCTGGCTGCGCCCGGGCACCCGCATCGCCAGACTGGAGCAGGAGCTACCGGATACCGCAGACATCACCGTATACGACTATGTCGCCGACGGCCTGGCAGAAACCGGCGCCCTCCTGCGACGTTTCGAGCAGCTTACCTCCTCTGCCGATGCGGATCTGGTGGAGTTGGAGCGGGTGCAACACGCCCTGGAAGCGGCCGATGGATGGCAATTGGGGCAACGTGTTGAGAGCACCCTCAGTCAACTGGATCTCAGGCGTGACACCCTTATGTCCAGCCTCTCGGGGGGCTGGCGTCGCCGCGCGGCCCTCGCCCGTGCCCTGGTGGGCGATCCGGATATTCTTCTGCTGGATGAGCCCACCAACCATCTGGACATCCCCGCCATCGAGTGGCTGCAGGAACAGCTCACGGGTCTGCGCTGCGCACTGGTACTCATCACGCACGACCGGCGTTTTCTCCAGGGCGTAGCCGATCACATCGCGGAGCTGGATCGCGGCAATCTCACGGTCTGGCAGGGAAGCTACGAGGGCTTTTTGAATCATCGGGAGCAACAGCTCGCCGCCGAGGAGCGAGCGAACGCGCTCTTCGATAAACGCCTGAGCGAAGAAGAGAAGTGGATCCGTCAGGGTATTAAGGCGCGGCGCACCCGTAATGAGGGTCGCGTCCGTGCGCTCAAAGCCATGCGCGAAGAACGCAGCGCCCGACGCGAGCGCACGGGCACTGCCAACCTCAACGTGGATACGGCGCAGCGCAGCGGCAAAATCGTTGCGGAGCTTGAGGACGCCAGCGTCGTCCTCGGCGGCCGGACAATTATCAAGCCCTGTTCGCTGCTACTGCAGCGCGGCGATCGCGTGGGTATCGTCGGCCCCAACGGCGCGGGCAAAAGCACGCTCATCCGTCTACTGACCGGTGAACTCACGCCGGAAACGGGCACAGTGCGTCTGGGCAGCAAGCTCGAAATTGCCTATGGCGATCAGCAACGATCAACGCTGGATCCCACCAAGAACCTTATCGATAACGTCTGCGGCGGCCGGGACTTTATTGAAATCGGTGGCCGTCGCAAGCACGCGGTCTCCTATCTCGGTGATTTTCTGTTCTCGCCCCAAAGGCTACGCACACCCGTCGGTGCCCTATCCGGGGGAGAGCAGAACCGCGCGGTGCTTGCCCTGCTGTTCAGCAAACCCGTAAACCTGCTGGTGCTCGACGAGCCGACGAACGACCTGGACATAGAAACCCTGGAGCTTCTGGAAGAGCTGCTCATGGAGTTCAAGGGCACGGTATTGCTGGTGAGCCACGATCGCGCCTTTATGGATAATGTCGTCACAAGCCTTCTGGTACTCACCGGCGACGGCAGCATCGAGGAGCATGCCGGTGGCTTCAGCGACTGGGAAGCCCGAGGCGGCCGCCTCCTGCCCCTGGATGCCATGCCTCATGAGCGTGTAAAAGACACACCTTCGCCTGCCCCCGCCGCCACGGCCGAAAAAAGCCCCCAAAAGAAACTCAGCTATAAAGAGCAGCGCGAGCTCGATAGCCTGCCCGCAGATATCGAGGCTCTGGAATCGCGGCAAGGAGAGCTTGAAACCTTGTGCGCCGATCCCGCCTTCTACGAGCGGGATCCCCGGGAGGTGAAAGATCTCCTCGCCGAACTAGCGAGTATTGGCGGGACACTCGAGGAAAAAATCGAACGCTGGACGGAGCTCGAGGAGCGAGCCTAAACCCCAGCCTCAGCCTCCAACTACAGCACTTTTGCGATGGAGTCGGCGAGATAGTCGATGTTTCGGGCGTTCACCCCCGCAACATTGATGCGTGATGAGCCAAGCATGTACACGCTGTAGTCATCGCGCAGGGCCTGCACCTGATCGCCGCTCAATCCCAGAAAGGAAAACATGCCTTTCTCGGCGCGGATAAATTCAAAGTCGCGCCCCGTGGAGGCCTGGAGTTTTTCCACCAGGTCGCTGCGCAGGCCGTTGATGCGTGCACACATAGCGTGAAGCTCGGATTGCCAGCTGGCGGTCAACTCGGGATCCGACAGGACGGCACTGGCGAGCAGGGCGCCGTGGGCCGGCGGCATGGAATACACGCGCCGCGCAGCGACCTTGGCCTGGCTCAACAAGGCGTCGGCACTCTCAGCGTTTTTACCCACAAAGAGCGTGCAGCCCGTGCGCTCGCGGTAGAGGCCCATGTTCTTGGAGCAGGACGCCGCAATAATCATCTCCGGCAGCCGCTCTGCCAGCTGCCGAAGCCCCGCCGCATCGGCATCGAGACCATCGCCCAGACCCTGATAGGCAATATCGATAAACGGCATAAAGCCCTGGGCCTCAGCCATGTCACCGATAATCTTCCACTGTTCCTGAGAGAGATCCGCGCCACAGGGGTTATGACAGCAGCCGTGCAGAAGCACGATATCACCGCTGGCTGCACCCTTGAGATCCTCCATCATAGCCTCGAAGTTCACTCCATGGGTCTCGGCGTCGTAGTAACGATAGGTGGAAAACTGCAGACCCACACTCCCCAGCAGCGGAATATGTACCGGCCAGGTGGGATCGGATACCCAAACCTTAGCACCCGGCGACGCCGCCTGAATAATCTCTGCGCCAATGCGCAGGGCACCGCAGCCCCCCGGCGCCTGAATGCTGCTCACCCGACCATCGGCAAGGGCCGTGCTGTTTTCGCCCAACACCAGCTTTTGCATGCCGGGATTAAATCCCTCCACGCCGGCGGGGGGCAAATAGGCTTTGCTCGTCTCTTGCGACACCAGGCGCGCCTGGGCCTGAGTGATGGCATCAAACACCGGGCAAACACCCGACTCATCCATGTAAATCCCCACGGTGAGGTCTACTTTTTTAGGGTTGTCATCGGCGCGGCACACAGCGGCCAGACCAAGAATGGGGTCATCGGGGAGCAGAGACAGAGCGTCGAGCATGGCAAACATTCCTAAACAGGGCAGACGGGACAAGAACATCAGAATACGCGACGACGGCAGTGGATAAAACACGGGATTTTTCGGCGCTCAGCGACTTTGTTGCACGGTGCGCATTTTTCACGTTTTTTATGCGGACTTTTTCCTTGTTGCCAGGCGTCAGAACTCTATTCTGCATTCATAGTAAGAAGGAACACCGTCATGGCCAATAACAGCGACAACACAACATCCCGCGACAGCAACAGCCTGGTTGCCTTTCTGGGCGCGATCAAGTTCCGTAAGCCGACCCGGGCTGCGAACGACGTCGATCAGTATTTCGCGCAGCCCCAGCCCCAGGCTCGTCAGCGTCGTCAGCTTGCCGAAGAGAACTACTGGGTACGCAGCGCCAACTAAGCTGCCGGCGATGAGAGCACGCTCCCGGGTAGCCATAGCTCGCTAGCAATACCAGCGCGGTCACAGGCACCGTTGTTACCCAGAGCACCGTTGTTACCCAGACATGTCACCCAGGCATGTTACCCAAGCGGTCACCCACGCAATGCGTGGGCACGCATTCCCTTGTACAGCCCCTCCGCTTCTTCGCACATCGCTTCCTGCGCGGCCGTCAACGTTTTGGGTCGCTCTGACGATTCAGCCGGGGGTGCCGCAAACCCTGTGGAAGACCAGACCGAGGCATACCAATGGGGAGCCCATACACCATCGCTGTCCCGGGGCCCTGCGGGCCACTGCAGCATCGCCTCTTCAAAAGGCAGGGACAAGCGCTGACACAGCTGCCCGAGAACGCCGCGAGGGTTGCTCAGGGTAAGCGCTGCATCGAGCACCGGCGGCACCTCGCCGAGGCGATCACATTCGCGATCAAATAGCGCGGCCTGCTGCTCAAAGCCCAGTTCCTCCAGGGTGAAGTCACCGCGTACCCGGGCGTAGGATGCGATGATCCTGCGCGGCTCGCGAATCAGAAAACAGTTCGTCAGCTTTTCCGTAAAGGACAGATCCATGCCCGGCAGAATGTGCTGGGTCATATGTTTTTGATAGTAGAGCGATGCGGGCTCTTCACGACACAGGGCGTCGGCTACTTCCCGCCAGTCCTGCGACTGACTGGCGAGGATTTCGGGACCACCGGGATGCTCACGACCCGTTTCGGCGAGATAGGCGGCATAAAAGGGTTCGTCCACCACCGCGCTGTCACTGCGATTCTCAAAGGATCGCATCATCGCGGTACTGATGTTCCGCGGGCCTGACCACATTGCCACGCGTTTTACGCTCATGACTCAGTCCCGGCTCCATCCTCGCTGCGACGATGAAGTCGGCCGGGACCCTCGATGTAGTCGGCGACGTAGCGACGGTAGGCGGATTGCAGCCGGGATACCACGGGCCCCCGCTCTCCCGTGCCGATGGTTCGACCGTCCACCTCACGCACGGGAACCAGACCGGCAAAGGTACCGGTGACAAAGGACTCTTCGGCGTTATAGACGTCCGTGAGGGTGAAGTTCCGCTCCCTGACCGTCATCCCCTCGGCGGCAGCAATGTTAAGAACCTTGCGACGGGTGATGCCATCCAGACAGTAATCACCGGTACTGGTCCAGAGCTCGCCCCGGCGAACAATAAAAAAATGCGTGGAATTACAGGTCGCTACAAAGCCGTGGGGATCGAGCATGAGCGCCTCGTCACACCCTGCCTTGGCGGCCTGAATACAGGCCGTCACGCAATTTAATTTTGAATGGGTGTTCAGCGTGGGATCCTGAACATCGGAGTAACCCCGGCGCACATGCACGGTAAACAGGGTCACGCCCTTTTCCACGGTCTCGGGGAGCGCCGTCTTGTACTCGGGAATAATGACAATAGTCGGTGGCGTTACGGTCATGCGGGGATCCTGGTAGGGCGTTGACTTCACCCCGCGGGAAACCATGAGTCGAATGTGCACGCCGTCGTGCATGTCGTTCGCTTGAAGGGCTGCGTAGAGTCGCTGCGTCAGCGCTTCCTTACTCACGGAAATCTCAAAATCCAGGGTGTGCATGCCTTCATAAAGGCGGTCCAGATGCTGCTCAAGGAAGAGTATCGTGCCACTTTCAACCCGCAGCCCCTCCCACACGCCATCGCCCAGCACAAAGCCCGAATCAAACACCGACACCACGGCTTTCTCCCGCGGCAACAGCTCGCCGTTTATGTCGATGAGAATGTCCTGATTACGGTCCGCGCCGTCGTATTCGTGAGTGCCCTTCATAGTGTAAATCCCGGATTATGCGATGACGAATAAGCGTAAGAAAACGCGGCGCATGCTACCATGCGTGGCTCTTAACGCTGTGCTCCCGGCGCACGGCTAGGCGCCTGAGCTTCTGAATAAAGACACCCTTACCGTGAGTGATAAGCCCCGACATTCGAATCCCGACACGCTCTTCAGTGATCCTTTACGCGCCCCGGGACCGTTTCGTTTCGATAGCGATGTGGTATCCGTCTTCCCCGACATGATCCGTCGGTCGGTCCCGGGTTATGAGACCGTCATTGCCATGTCAGGGCTGCTGGCGGGTCGCTTCGCCCGGCCCCACAGCAATGTTTACGATCTGGGCTGCTCCCTGGGAGCAACAACGCTCTCCATGCGACGCCATATTGAGGTGCCGGACTGCGTGATCGTGGGCATCGACAATTCCGCCGCCATGATTGCGCGTTGCCGGGAGCTTATCGACCGGGATCCGGGAAGCGTCGCCGTCGAACTCCGGGAAGGCGATATTCTGAAAAGCGACATCGCCAATGCCTCCATGGTTGTTCTCAACTACACCCTGCAATTTGTGCCCCGGGAGCACCGCCTGGACCTTCTCAAAGGCATTGCCGATGCGCTCCTGCCCGGGGGAATCCTGGTCCTGTCCGAGAAGGTTGTGTTCCCCGACGAGTCCCTCAACCAGCTCAATATTGATCTTCATCACGACTTCAAACGCGCCCACGGCTACAGCGACCTGGAGATCGCCCGCAAGCGCGACTCCATTGAAAACGTCCTCGTTCCCGAATCCATAGAACAGCATCGCAAACGTCTCGCGAGCGCGGGTTTCAGTTCCAGCGACGTGTGGTTTCAGTGCTTTAACTTTGCTTCCATCATCGCCCTCAAATGATTGATGTGCGTGCACTGCAGGAGCGCTGGAAAGACGGCCCCCTGGCGCCCTGGGCCGAACTGCTGCCAGCGCATGTCGAGGCCGGTCTTTCCGTAGCACGGCACGGTGACATCCCCCGCTGGCGTGCGGCGCTGGAGTCCCTTCCGGACATAGGCACCGACCAGGTATCCCTGAACACCGCAAAGGTGGGCGTCAGCACGGAAAACACCCTCGACGAATCAGGGCGTGCAGCCCTCGAGGCCGCCCTGCGGGGTCTATGCCCCTGGCGCAAAGGGCCCTATGAGCTGTTTGGTCTCTCCATCGATACGGAGTGGCACTCGGACTGGAAGTGGGATCGTCTCGTGGGGCATATCGAGCCCCTGAGCAACCGCCGCGTACTGGACGTGGGCTGCGGGAATGGCTATCACTGCTGGCGCATGCGCGGTGCCGGAGCGGACGAGGTGATTGGCATCGACCCCTCGCCCTTGTTTGTCATTCAATTTGCAGCGCTCCAACGCTACATACAGGATCCCGCGGTGAGTATTCTTCCCGTTGGAATTGAGAAGCTACCGCCCGGGCTCCGCGCCTTCGATACGGCCTTTTCCATGGGTGTGCTCTATCACCGGCGCTCGCCCATGGAACACCTGACCACCCTGCGCGATAGTTTGCGTCGAGGCGGACAGCTGGTACTGGAGACGCTGGTCATCGAAGGCGATGAACGCCAATGCCTGGTACCCCAGGGACGCTACGCCCGCATGGGCAATGTCTGGTTTATCCCGAGCTCCGCCATGCTGGTGCTCTGGCTGGCAAAACTGGGATGGAAAAATCCCCGCGTAGTGGACGAGTCCGTCACCACCACGGAGGAGCAACGCCCTACGGACTGGATGAGCTTTCAATCCCTGGAGCATTTTCTGGATCCTGAGGACCCGTCCCTCACCCTCGAAGGCTACCCCGCGCCGCGGCGGGCTATCGTGATCGCGGAAGCGCCTTAAACCCCTCGCACGGGCCTGTCTATTTCAAGTACTGCTTCGTCAGCTCGGAACAAGCATCGACGGCCCGGCACGCCACAGGAACACTCCCCGAAAAGAATGAGGGGATCGGCTCGCTTATCCTGTGGCGTGCCGGGCCTCCTGTCCTGCAAGCGCAGGGGCTCGATTAATGATCATGCGTGACCAGGACTAGCGCTACACCCTGCCCTGCTGATCACGAGCTACCACTGCGGCCTCCTTCAAAGAGCCGATCCCCCAAATCTTTTCGGCGATTGAAGGGGGCTGCGGGGCAGCTCGTGATCAGCACGCTCCAAGCTGTGCAGGTCTAATCAACACACCACTTGCAGAGGCGTTTCGACACGATCAATGCAGGGGCTTATCCCGTCGATGATCCTCAAAGACGGTCTCAAAAACATCCCGAAAGGTCCGCGCAAAGTGCACGTTAATGCCTTCTCGCAGGTAATCCGGAAGCTCTTCAAAATCCCGACGGTTGGCGTGAGGCAAAATCAGCTCCATGATTTTGGCACGCCGCGCCGCGATGACTTTCTCGCGTATGCCGCCGACGGGAAGCACCTGCCCCGTGAGGGTAAGCTCCCCCGTCATCGCCAGGGGACGACGGATGCGCTCCTTCCGTGCGAGGGACACCAGTGCCGTGGCAATGGTGATGCCCGCGCTGGGACCATCCTTGGGAGTCGCGCCCTCGGGCACGTGAAGATGCACCATGCTGGTATCGAAAAAGTCCGGATCGCAGCGATAGTCCTTCAGATGGGACACAATAAAGCTGTAGGCGATGTCCGCAGATTCCCGCATAACATCACCCAGTCGGCCCGTGAGCTTGAAACCCCGATTCAGGGTGTGTACCCGCGACGATTCCACGGGCAGGGTGGCGCCGCCCATGGCCGTCCAGGCAAGCCCCGTTGCCACGCCAATACCCCGCTGGGGCTTCTCCCGCTGAAACAGGGGTTTACCCAGCAAATCCTCAATATCCCGCTTGCCGATACGACGT from Congregibacter litoralis KT71 includes these protein-coding regions:
- a CDS encoding helix-turn-helix domain-containing protein, giving the protein MTDSTSRLLGERVSQLRQLQSMTLEQLAAASGVSRSMLSQIERGKANPTLAVTQRIAQTFGISIGELVDDPNASASIDVVRGDDPGTVFRADSECELRTLSPLQLEKNIEFYVITLQPGAELASAAHFEGTREMFSVSQGSAIVGTGNSEVVLQTGDTAHYRADIPHVIRCRGPEALKGFLVVSYR
- the cmoB gene encoding tRNA 5-methoxyuridine(34)/uridine 5-oxyacetic acid(34) synthase CmoB, translating into MIDVRALQERWKDGPLAPWAELLPAHVEAGLSVARHGDIPRWRAALESLPDIGTDQVSLNTAKVGVSTENTLDESGRAALEAALRGLCPWRKGPYELFGLSIDTEWHSDWKWDRLVGHIEPLSNRRVLDVGCGNGYHCWRMRGAGADEVIGIDPSPLFVIQFAALQRYIQDPAVSILPVGIEKLPPGLRAFDTAFSMGVLYHRRSPMEHLTTLRDSLRRGGQLVLETLVIEGDERQCLVPQGRYARMGNVWFIPSSAMLVLWLAKLGWKNPRVVDESVTTTEEQRPTDWMSFQSLEHFLDPEDPSLTLEGYPAPRRAIVIAEAP
- a CDS encoding aromatic amino acid transaminase, which gives rise to MLDALSLLPDDPILGLAAVCRADDNPKKVDLTVGIYMDESGVCPVFDAITQAQARLVSQETSKAYLPPAGVEGFNPGMQKLVLGENSTALADGRVSSIQAPGGCGALRIGAEIIQAASPGAKVWVSDPTWPVHIPLLGSVGLQFSTYRYYDAETHGVNFEAMMEDLKGAASGDIVLLHGCCHNPCGADLSQEQWKIIGDMAEAQGFMPFIDIAYQGLGDGLDADAAGLRQLAERLPEMIIAASCSKNMGLYRERTGCTLFVGKNAESADALLSQAKVAARRVYSMPPAHGALLASAVLSDPELTASWQSELHAMCARINGLRSDLVEKLQASTGRDFEFIRAEKGMFSFLGLSGDQVQALRDDYSVYMLGSSRINVAGVNARNIDYLADSIAKVL
- a CDS encoding aminotransferase class IV translates to MKGTHEYDGADRNQDILIDINGELLPREKAVVSVFDSGFVLGDGVWEGLRVESGTILFLEQHLDRLYEGMHTLDFEISVSKEALTQRLYAALQANDMHDGVHIRLMVSRGVKSTPYQDPRMTVTPPTIVIIPEYKTALPETVEKGVTLFTVHVRRGYSDVQDPTLNTHSKLNCVTACIQAAKAGCDEALMLDPHGFVATCNSTHFFIVRRGELWTSTGDYCLDGITRRKVLNIAAAEGMTVRERNFTLTDVYNAEESFVTGTFAGLVPVREVDGRTIGTGERGPVVSRLQSAYRRYVADYIEGPGRLHRRSEDGAGTES
- a CDS encoding ATP-binding cassette domain-containing protein, producing the protein MDLLRLEQANLHFGTHVLLDSVDLQISSGQRLGLLGRNGEGKSTLLKILAGDLALDGGERWLRPGTRIARLEQELPDTADITVYDYVADGLAETGALLRRFEQLTSSADADLVELERVQHALEAADGWQLGQRVESTLSQLDLRRDTLMSSLSGGWRRRAALARALVGDPDILLLDEPTNHLDIPAIEWLQEQLTGLRCALVLITHDRRFLQGVADHIAELDRGNLTVWQGSYEGFLNHREQQLAAEERANALFDKRLSEEEKWIRQGIKARRTRNEGRVRALKAMREERSARRERTGTANLNVDTAQRSGKIVAELEDASVVLGGRTIIKPCSLLLQRGDRVGIVGPNGAGKSTLIRLLTGELTPETGTVRLGSKLEIAYGDQQRSTLDPTKNLIDNVCGGRDFIEIGGRRKHAVSYLGDFLFSPQRLRTPVGALSGGEQNRAVLALLFSKPVNLLVLDEPTNDLDIETLELLEELLMEFKGTVLLVSHDRAFMDNVVTSLLVLTGDGSIEEHAGGFSDWEARGGRLLPLDAMPHERVKDTPSPAPAATAEKSPQKKLSYKEQRELDSLPADIEALESRQGELETLCADPAFYERDPREVKDLLAELASIGGTLEEKIERWTELEERA
- the cmoA gene encoding carboxy-S-adenosyl-L-methionine synthase CmoA, with amino-acid sequence MSDKPRHSNPDTLFSDPLRAPGPFRFDSDVVSVFPDMIRRSVPGYETVIAMSGLLAGRFARPHSNVYDLGCSLGATTLSMRRHIEVPDCVIVGIDNSAAMIARCRELIDRDPGSVAVELREGDILKSDIANASMVVLNYTLQFVPREHRLDLLKGIADALLPGGILVLSEKVVFPDESLNQLNIDLHHDFKRAHGYSDLEIARKRDSIENVLVPESIEQHRKRLASAGFSSSDVWFQCFNFASIIALK
- a CDS encoding COX15/CtaA family protein, with protein sequence MFSRAYQTHHDRQLALWLLTCAVVIYGMILLGGVTRLTESGLSMVEWRPIMGIWPPIGEAAWQEVFAKYQRFPEYQKINQGMGLDEFKVIFMYEYLHRVLGRLIGLLFIIPLVFFALRGVIRPGLMPRLLVLLVLGGCQGLLGWYMVKSGLVDRPSVSQYRLTAHLGLAVALYAAILWQFLNLWPKAGRRSKSSSTASLAGVARWSPLLVVLVYLMILSGGLVAGTDAGYAYPTWPKMGPGFVPPGLYAATPSWLAAFEDVTTIQFNHRLFAYLLFFLVGGFGLFLALKASGTALRLAGGAVMAALLLQITLGIGTLLTRMAIPVAAGHQAGAILLLTVLLFTVHLLRRHTTINGS